The Sulfurovum zhangzhouensis genome includes the window GATGATCAGGGCACTCAGACGAGTCTGGAGTGAAGAGGGATACAAGACCAGAGAACAGATCGTCTCTTATCTTACCCAACCCTATAGAGCAGTACCAAAAGGTGAAAACGTACCTACCTATATAGATAAAGTGGAAAGGATACTTCAACTGCTTGAAGGTGTAGAATATACAAAAGATGAAGAGAACAGGATCCTGGAATCATTTATTGATGTACGTTCTTCCAAGATCACTAAAGACAAGGTCATTGCAAAACTTGGTTATCTACGACTTAAAGGGCGTTTGCATACTTTGGAGAAATCACTTGATGTACAGTTTAACAGTCTCAATGAAATGACATTCTATGAGAGTTTTACCTTTTGTTTAAAAGAGCATGACTTTACCAAAAAACTGTTGTGTACTTCAGATCCTATCCATTTAGAAGAGCTATGGGAAAAGAGTGATGAAGAGATCACTGCATTGCTCAGTGAGATAAAAGAGAAGGTCTATCAGGAGAAAAAAACATCGCTGGATATATTTCTTGCACACCTCAAAGAGTACCACCATCCTTACCTCACGGAAGAAGAGATGAGCAAAGCGTTAAAGCGCATGGCTCCCGAAGACAGCCTGTATCATGCACCTATAGAGTTCGAAACTATTGAAAAAATATTAAGTAATATTAGTAAAAAATATGATGTTTTTGAAAGTATTGATCATATCATTATAGAAAAAGAAAAGAACTATGTACTTTTTGGCAGAACCCTCTTCTATATGACCTCTGTATCTTATGAGAAAACTCTTCTTTACAGCTTTATCTGGCGCGGTGAAGAGCTCCCTGTCAAAGATGAACTCAACGATGTCAACGACAGGCTGCTTGCACACTTTAAACTTGCGGTCGAAGAGGTTTACGAAGAGATGCGTCAAATGTGCGGTACGCTCAAAGTAGATGAAGAAGTGATAGAAGGATTTATCGTTCGATATCTAGAAGCACAGGTTCTCTCATCACGTACATTGAGGGTCAAAGAGAAGTCCAAACGCCGTATACTCTTTCATTTCGGAGAATACCTCAAACCGCTGCTCGCGAAACAGAAACGTGAAGAGCTGTTGGCAAAAACAATCCGTGATTTCAAAAGGCTCTTCCCTCTTGCACGTGAACTTAAACGGAAGATTATTTTCCATGTAGGTCCTACAAATTCAGGAAAAACCTATAGCGCACTCCAAGCACTCAAAGATGCAACAACAGGATACTACTTGGCCCCACTGCGTCTACTTGCTCTGGAAGGATATGAAAACCTTAAAGCAGAGGGTGTACACACTTCGCTTATCACAGGAGAAGAAGAGATCATCGATGAAGCATCCACTCATATCTCCTCTACTATAGAGATGATGAACAGTAGCGTAGATGTGGATGTCTGTGTGATCGATGAAATACAGATGATCGCGGATAGAGACCGAGGATGGGCATGGGCAAACGCACTCATCGGTGCTCCGGCCAAAACTGTTATCCTGACAGGTTCTTCTGATGCACTTGAAGCAGTGACAGAAATATGCGAATACCTTGAAGAAGAACTTGAAGTCAAACACTTTGAACGCAAAAATGAACTCGTAGTGATGACCGACCCTACTTCTATCAAGCAAATAGAACCTAAAACAGCGATCGTTGCTTTCTCCCGGAAAGAGGTACTGGCTCTCAAACAGAGGCTCAGTGAACGCTACCGCGTCTCTGTAGTATACGGAAACCTTTCACCGGAAGTCAGACGTGAAGAAGCAAGGCGTTTTAGAGAAGGCGAGAGTGATATCCTGGTTGCAACCGATGCGATTGCTATGGGACTTAACCTTCCTATTAAAACGATACTCTTTGCTAAAGACAATAAATTTGACGGGCTAAGAAGACGTGAACTGATGCCAACAGAGGTCAAACAGATCGCCGGCCGTGCAGGTCGTTACGGTATCGAAGAAAAAGGATATGTTGGAGCACTGGATGAGACGATACTTTATACGATAGATGAAGCATTTCACTCTCCCCTGCCAGACCTGAAACTTCCATTTACAGTGATGGCCAGCTTGGAGCATGTCATGCTGATCGGAGAAATATTGGAGACTGACAATATCCTTGAAATCCTGGGCTTCTTTGCAGACAATATGGAGTTTGAAGGACCGTTTGTCGCAGCCAATATCGATTCAATGCTTGAAATCGCAACCATCGTAAGCGAATATGAGCTGGATCTTAAAACACGCTACTATCTTTCATGTGCACCGGCAAGTATATCCTCCCCGTATATAGAGTCGGTCTTTCACCGTTATATCAGACAGATCGAAGCAGGTAAAAAAGTGCTATACATTCCGCCAAGAGACCTTCCGGCCTTTGCACAGACCAATGACATGCTGCTTAATGCTGAAGATCGTGTTCGTGAGATATCTCTCTATTTATGGCTTAGTTTCAAATTCCCTGATCTCTTTGAAGATACACAAAAAGCGGTCGATGCAAGAGTAAGACTCAACCAGTTTATAGAAAAATCACTGCAAAAAGGAAGCTTCACCAAAACTTGTAGAAAATGTGGGAAAGTACTGGATTTCTCTTACCGTTTTTCCATCTGTGACGAGTGTCACAGCAAAGGTAGCAGAGGCGGTTTTGGTGCACCAAAACGTGGCAGTTATAACCGTCGAAGAAAATAAGAAGGATCAATTTTGCACACACCTCTTACTAAAGAGCAGCAAGAACTTTATGCACACAAAGATACATTTATTGCACAGAAGGCCGAGCTTCTAAAAGAGTATAAAAGCTATCAGAAAGATCTTGAATTTGCAGAAAATGACTTTGAAAAAGGCTTAGTCTTAGCAAAAAGGGGAAATCTGGCAGTACAGATCAAAGCACTCGGACAACAGATACGAGAGATAGAAAGCTGGGAGAATCAAGTATAAAGCTATGAAAAATAACCTTCAAAATACTCCTTTTTCTTTAGTGCTAGCAGGGGGTGGTGCATTGGGTATCGCACATCTTGGCGTACTTCATGATCTTGAGATAAAAGGGA containing:
- a CDS encoding helicase-related protein, with amino-acid sequence MAKKKKKHFIKLNNKIRNYFQGLPFDEGITMMDDDKLIELVMFLEIPMARLERDEMIRALRRVWSEEGYKTREQIVSYLTQPYRAVPKGENVPTYIDKVERILQLLEGVEYTKDEENRILESFIDVRSSKITKDKVIAKLGYLRLKGRLHTLEKSLDVQFNSLNEMTFYESFTFCLKEHDFTKKLLCTSDPIHLEELWEKSDEEITALLSEIKEKVYQEKKTSLDIFLAHLKEYHHPYLTEEEMSKALKRMAPEDSLYHAPIEFETIEKILSNISKKYDVFESIDHIIIEKEKNYVLFGRTLFYMTSVSYEKTLLYSFIWRGEELPVKDELNDVNDRLLAHFKLAVEEVYEEMRQMCGTLKVDEEVIEGFIVRYLEAQVLSSRTLRVKEKSKRRILFHFGEYLKPLLAKQKREELLAKTIRDFKRLFPLARELKRKIIFHVGPTNSGKTYSALQALKDATTGYYLAPLRLLALEGYENLKAEGVHTSLITGEEEIIDEASTHISSTIEMMNSSVDVDVCVIDEIQMIADRDRGWAWANALIGAPAKTVILTGSSDALEAVTEICEYLEEELEVKHFERKNELVVMTDPTSIKQIEPKTAIVAFSRKEVLALKQRLSERYRVSVVYGNLSPEVRREEARRFREGESDILVATDAIAMGLNLPIKTILFAKDNKFDGLRRRELMPTEVKQIAGRAGRYGIEEKGYVGALDETILYTIDEAFHSPLPDLKLPFTVMASLEHVMLIGEILETDNILEILGFFADNMEFEGPFVAANIDSMLEIATIVSEYELDLKTRYYLSCAPASISSPYIESVFHRYIRQIEAGKKVLYIPPRDLPAFAQTNDMLLNAEDRVREISLYLWLSFKFPDLFEDTQKAVDARVRLNQFIEKSLQKGSFTKTCRKCGKVLDFSYRFSICDECHSKGSRGGFGAPKRGSYNRRRK